The genomic region TATTAAAccaaagagctgcagcagccattTCCAGCATCCTATAGACTCAAGTTTATGGAacagtgggaaggaaaacatgTGACAACTGAAGTGAGACAATCCCTTTTTGCATGGTATTGGGACCCCTTGCCAATGATAACTCTCCACACCTTGAACGTAAACTAAGCATACCAAGCTGGTAACTTACATGTGTAGGAAGTGCTAGGATAAGACCAGAAACATTGGCACCATCACCTCAAGTCACAGACCCCTGGACAGGTAGAGAGCCTCATAACAGAAAAAGACCCCACACAAGTCAGATGAAAGCTCAACCTACCCCTGTTAGACTGTATCCCTGAAAAACCCAGGATTTATCCTCATTGGTGGCACAACACAATGCTGCAACACCATGTCCAACCGCACAGATAGGCTctagagacaaaaaaaatcaaagcatatttgagaagttgtgaACATCTGCAAATAGCCAAAAGCCTTGATCTACTGGGGCCTTAATGACTACTCTGATACATCCCACATCTCACCCTGAACCTTCAGCCCTACTGACTTGGAGAGAGCAATTTCTGCATCATTGAGGAGAGAACCTTCTTCTTACAAACACATTCCAAAgctactgttattatttttataatttgcACAAAGATAGTACTTTTTAAGAGAAgatacatttttctaaaatagctGTTCCAGTTTGGTATGCTGCAACACTCTACAACTACTATGTAAATAATTCCCCTGAACAAGTCATTGCAAGGTAACAGTCTTGCAACAATAGCAAGGTAGGATGGATTACttgatttaataaaatatctaaCGATGTTCACTTACTTTCCTCAGTGCTGAAATGCTGCAGTATTTTAGCCAGGTACCCACTGTTTGCAAGGTCAGTCACAGCCCCTGGACAGTTTGGAATCAGCAATGCATGGTATCTAGCACCTAGTAAAAGGGAACAAAAACTAACTGTAATACAAATTTAGAAATTGACCATAAATCCATTTCAGATTTGACAAACTTAGGACATCATCACATAAGTCACTCAAACTTCAAAAACTGGAAGAACTAAGGAAACAAGATCCCTGtggaacagagaaaaagaggtgGCTCTTCAAACAGAGAACACAAGTTTTTAATGAGACATTCTTACCTACGTGAAGCTTAAAAGCACTGTCTGCTACATTCTACTTTAGGAAAACGTTTACttcaaaaattaataatatGTAATACACTATAGAATAGTTAAGAGGGAATTACCAATGTAAgatcagtaaaaataaactgtactTGCCACAGCTTCCTCTTAAAACACAAGGTTTTATGCCTTTTGTATATCCTCTAAAGACCTAACATGAAGAAGCATATTTCCCTCATAAATAGAAACGAGGCACCAGCCAACAGCGAAGACCTTACCATCAATTGACTCCAGCTTGGCAGGGTTTGCATACGACTTCATACGAAAGTCCTGTATCCAGCGCATGTTGCTCTCATTCACATCCACAAAATCAATTGACTTCCCCTAGTGGAAACACGGTTCAAAGACTGTGGTTAGTATCACTGCAGACTTCTGCTACATTTCTTAACAGATAAACATGCAGGATTTTGAGAGACTTCAGTTCTCAAAAACCTTAAGTTTTCAAGTTTTTCCATTGAAGTGATTCTCAAATACTCATCTGGCCGCTCATTGTTAAGAGCGGATACTGAACAGAGAAGTTCAGAACCATACTACGGCATGCTCACATTCAGGTTCAATATTAAGAAACCAGCAGTAAAAGGAAGCATATCTTAATCTGTAAGTGAATAAAGCgtcttaaagaaaataaattagtgtACTTCTCCCTTGTCAGTTAAGGTATCAATTGGTTTCTGTCTGAAATCACAACTGCCCATTTTTACTTACCCCAGGAGTGGCGACTTGCAGGTTAAAAGCAGAGCTGGCCAGCGTAAAGCAGTGAAGGAAGGACTGGGCTGACACACCTGGAAAACAGGAGCCCAGCGATTTAAGGAAAGCACATCTGTGTTCTAGCATCCACGACACCAGCACGCTTCCCCTAGCAAGGCGCAAAGACTTGGGTTTCCCTGCTCATCCTAAAAGCCCTCCAGAATTTCAGAGAGGGATTTTAAGACAAAAGCACAGCCTTCTACGGGGAGAAATAAGGATGCGAGCACCGCGTCCCTGCGGGTTGGGGCGCAacaaggaggggaaggagggcagaagggaaGGCGCTCGTTTCCCCCAGGCGTGCCTGGGAAGcccagggaggggagaggggggtgcGCAGCCCCCGgacgaagaggaggaggggggggcccggcggccTCTCACCGGCAGCGGCAGCGCTGGCGACGATGAGGCAGGTGGGCTTGCCGAGCCGCTCCGACATGGCggagccgggcggcgggggcggcggccgtCTCCTCATGCGGCCCGGCCGCGCATGCGCAGGGGGGAGAAGAAGGGGGAGCGGCCGTGAGGGGAGCGGCCATGAGCGGCCCGCGGCGCCTTTTAAAccctcccgcccgccgcccccgcacCCTGCGGTGGACGCCCCCTGTATTTCCCCTCGTAGTCAGCGCTGTGTTGGCTTTAGTGCTTCTTCTCATCGGGTTTTGTGTGGAAGTTGGGCTTTCCGTGCTAGTTTTATACCCCCCTCCCAATAGATACTGACTGAAGGCATGTGCTGGCCACCCCACGCTGGAGAAGGGGAAGGCGGCGTCAGCGTgttggaaatgaaaaagcaaatgttaaTGTTGCAATGTCAGCAAATGTTCAGTGCCCAGCTGAGAGGCCGTGGCCGGCTGAGGTGCTGGGTTCCCCACCTTGCTCCGACTTCTGAAATCCCTCCTCAGCAGGCTGAGTACCGAAAGCTTCCCCGTGAAGCCCCATGAACATGGGTTTCTGACACAGGAGATAAGAAGGAACTAAATAAAGCCATCCAAACCTTCCTGAAAGTGTCCTTCCCAACCTTCATCTCTGTTTCAGATCAAATTAGTTGTGTTTACTCTTGATTTTTAATGAGTAATATTATTCCTCAAGAAAAACATTCGTTTATTGCAGATGTCATTGCTTTTGGCTCTATGGGTCACTGGaagaattgtgatttttttgccAGCCTTGTTTAGTTTCTGGATCtgcatttttcatctctgtggTAATTTAATAGGTTTACGTCTTGATGTTTGCTAGAGCGCTATAAAGAAACAACGCAATTACAAAATGGTAGGTATAAAATGAAGACAGTACAATTCtgccattatttttttgtttatttatttgaagagaCCTGATACCCAGCCAGATTTCCTAAAGGAAATAAAGATCATGCCATCCTACTGTCTGCTTGTCCGTCTGTCCAATCACCTGCCCGTCGGTCTCCTTTCCTCTCTAAAAGCGCGTTCTGAAACGGCAGACTGGTTAATTGCAGAGACACCTGGATGCTCTTCTCTCTTTGCTCCAGCTTAGCTACCAGAACAAGattaaaaccaagcaaaactCAAAGGGTACCTTGCACTATTCGGTTTAACCACCTTGTGAGGGGAGGTTGGTGACACTCCAGCAGCCTTAGCCTTTATGGCACTGAGCATTAGATTTATGCTCCTTATTCCTTACTTGTGAGtccatttcagtttattttctaaatcCAAGAGCAGAAAGCAACTGCTGTCTCAAATCCTGCTCCATCAGCTCTTAGCATCCTCCCTAGACTGTCCAAAATACAAAGCATTGGAGGACTTGACAATGATTGAAAGTGAAGacatagagaaagaaaaaaatgcatgtgagAGAGCCCCAGTTCCTAGGAAATTAAACTATATAGTGATGTCTTAATACTTGGTCACTGCTCAGTAGGTGCCAGCATCTCAGCTTTACCAGAGCACATGCTGGTAGGTTATGTAAATGCTCTTCTGTTGATTTCTCTTCCAGCAAGCACTGGATGAACTTTGCAGTCTCTCTGTCTGCTTATTTTGGGAGGGTAACAAGCATGAGTAGTAACTAGCACTGCAGTAGGATAACAAGgacaataaaaattatttgctaCCTCATGCAGACTGTTCAGTTTGGTAGAGCCTGGATGTTTCAGTTAAGTTAGCTGAGTGCTTCCTCTTTGAACCTGGTCTGGTAAAACATAACCACAGTGTTTCTTGTTTATAGTGCAGTGACTTGGAATCACACCATTTTGTTTGGCTAAATGAGGGATAGAATTGAAAGGAGTGGGGAAAAGCAGTGTATAGCTTAAGATAATTGTAAccatttcctctgcttttcatgctttttaaatttctgttaacatgtgcagagaaaaatgtggaGGAAAACGAGGAAGGATGGATGGGGGATATCTAAGACACGTCTGTGTTCAGACGTGCCTTGCATTCCATAGGGCATCTGCAAATAAGCCACATCACAGCCGTGCCCACCTGCTGGGACACTCAGGACTGAGCAAGAACATTTCTGGGAAACGCTTTCGCTCACTGTACATTCGCCAATGATGTTGCTGCCTTCCTTGGCAGTCATAAGCCATTTTTGTTTGAAGGAGGCACAACAGAAAGATGCCTAGAccatcctccctcctctccctcaaGCAAGCGGCTCCGTTTCATGTCCAAGGAGGACGGTTTGTGCAGGCACCTCCACTGATTCCAAACTACTGGGAAACCTTCCGTGTTGGAGCATCACCTGCTGTCACgccatccctgctgccttccctgtcACAGCTGCACACCCTCTTCTGCTAAGAGGAGATGGGCTGGCCTTCGCTGGCCAGAGGATGCATTTCCCCAGCCTAGGGACTGAAGAGGAGCCTCAGCTCCTTTGCAGTGATGATCTCATGCAGTACGTGTAGGGCAGGGCAGGTTTCCACCCCTGCCCAGACAGCTCTGCACTTCCTCACTGTCCCAATATATGTGATGCTTTACACATCCTAGCTGGAGGGCCAGGAATCCACCCATCCCAGGTCCTCAGAGTCAGGACTCAGACAAGAATTTATTTACGCTTCTGCTTTTATGAACATTAAGACAAGCTAAAAACCTGAGCCCTCatctgtgtttctgcagcaaGAATCACAGGCAATTAAAGCTTTGGCAACTAAAGGCTGCCCTTTTCTCCTGGCCCCAAGGGGTTTACAATGAGGGATTTTGTCTTCCCAGCTCTTGCGGGATTCACTTCCAAAAGCCTGCAGATATCTGCAGAGCCCCTGTTTGGAGCTAGCATGTAGCATGATGGCCGCTATTCGCAGTGATGTGTACTGCCAAACCTCCTCCCCTCTCGTCAGACATGGACACCAGCCAGATGCTCGTTTTACTCCTCATGAGGATGGGCAATCCCAGGccaacttaaaaacaaaaccaagcaaatcAAAGAGTTTATTTGGTGGGGAGAGCGTTTCATACTGCAGCAAAGGCTGGAGACCAGCCTGCAGAATGGGGATCATTGGAATCAGGAGGTGTTTCCTGGGTGGCTCTGAAGAAGTCATTTAGCTGTTCTACACCTCATCTCTCTCTgggaataataaaataatctttctttgcCTACCTTCCTTGGGTAGGCTGGCATTGATTCGGAGCAAGGACTGCCCTGCATTATGGTTCATACTGGGATCTCTAATCCTAGCAAATATTCAGCCTGCAGGAAACATGGTCACAGCTGAGGAGTGAGAGGAAGGATAGCCATTTTCACTCACACCACATACACAAAGATGCTCACATGAGGAATTATTCAAtatatctatatgtatatatagatatcTATATATAGTTTATTTCTCACAATCCTGGTAAGAGTTACAGGTGTATTGGGAATCATTTACAGTTTCACAGCATATGGAGTGGCCATACAGCTTCTGATGTGAGTAACATACAGTGTGTAGAGAGCACACGTTTCCAACCCATCCACCCACCATTCATACAATGGGTTTTCAAAGCTAATACTAGATTCAGCTACGTAGAAAGCCTGGAAAATGTTAGGGTACAGCGTTGGGTGTCATACAACACTGTCAGTCACAATGGGACAAGCTAAACTACTTTAATTTTCAATCTAGTATTTCTAGTCTACCTGCATTATTGCATTTatacgcttttttttttaagtcaaagtAAATAGAATACTatatgggaaaggaaaaattcttGACTATTTTAAGGTTTGAGCTGCAGCCCATACAAAGTGTCCATAGAAGCATAGACAAGATTATAAATTCAACAAGGTATAAATTAGCTCTATAGCTTTGTGTGTAGGTAGGTGTCCATTTCCCTCCAGGAAATGTATCTAGCAGCatattgtttttgaaagaaaataattaaaaaaaataaaaaatgaaacaataacaaccaaaaaaaaacaataaacctGTATGTTGAACACAGGTAAATATGTGTAAGTGACAAGCAGGTCTGTTTGTACAGGGAAGAAATCAAGATGTCACTTGAAAATTAATATCAAttggaaaacatttccagggGCTGACACAAAACCCACCAAAGACACTGGAAAGATGCCGGTGGCTTCCAGCCTAGCAGCAGGCATGTCCTTGCTGCTCGTGGTTGAGCTTTCCATCGGACTTCCAAGTCCTTTGTGTCAGTCCCTGGCAAAGTAatagaaacaaagcaaaccaaaaggaaaaaaagaaatcccctGTAGTCTGACCTACGAGTTCCCTTTCTACAATTTTGGTTTCTCCACAAGTTTGTAAATAACCTGCACCTACTGCTAGAAGGGAGCTGGTTTTCACTGGAGAGTTGAGAATGCACCTTTTAAAGATTTCAATTGAAAGGGTCCTAACCAGTGACTCAGGAAAAGGCACCAGGCTTAAGAAGGGCTGCTCAAAACTTAAAGCcaaatgattaattttttatttttttaatttttttttaaacatggcAAACGTGTGGCACCCTTGTTCTTATCAAATTGTCCCAGAAACTTGACTGCTTGAAGCTGCTGTGGCAAAACCAGGGATACAATGCAGGTCTTTACTGTTGCAAAGATGATTAAAgattcctctcttcctcctgggAGTTTTGGTACTGGAGCATCATCACACACAGATGGAAAGAACCAGTGACTATTCTTGGGATCCTGCGCTGGGGCTTTGCTTTTtgagaaattagaaaaatagaaTGGAGTAATTTGGGAATTTCAAGCTGGGAACAACGAACTGGAGAAGAATTGAGTGCAAGAGTAAGATGTACAAATGCCGTTGGTCCGAACCTATTTAATCCAAGTTATATTTCTTAGCAAGAAGATCTATTTACTCAGAAAGGCATAACCTCAAAGAGCAGAGAGCATGTCTCCCCACGTACAGCATGTCAGTGTTCGAACAGAACAAATGCTTCACAAAGCAGCAAGCAGAACTTCAGTACAGGGTAGAGCCAAACTCATGCATTTGGAAAACCAAAGACTAAGATCTGTCCTGTTACCGTGTGCTCTGAGCATCAACTTTTTAGCATGGTTTGTTGAATGAGATGTAAATTTTTCAGGACCAGTTGTCTCGTGTAACTTTACAAAACTTGAGCAGCCCATTCAAATCGAGGAATTCTTTCAGTCTTCTGtgtcctctgccctgcagctAATGGAGGACGAGAACAGCAGCGTGTTCCTTGCACAAGAACTGATTCTTCCAGGCCAGCAAAAATACAGATCATTGGCTTCAGCAGAGAGCCAGCTTGAGAGATTCAAGGACCTCTCTTCTCTGCCTGTATTTTTGGTGCAAAACCTGGAGGACCAAAGCAGCACTAGCTTCAGCCACGTGTAGTGTACACACACACTGCGTTAACATCTCCTGAGCAGCCAGAatacagaaccacagaatggctgaggttggaagggaccaccagagatcacctggtccagcCCCCGTGCCCAGCGAGGTCACCTAACACATGGTACACAGAAttgcatccaggcaggttttgaatatctccagagaaggagactccacaacctcactgggcaacctgttctggtgCTCTGCCGCCCCCCCAGCCAACTGGCAGGCAGCCCCCGGCTCTTCAGTACCAAGCAGAAGTCGTGGCCATGCAGCGTTTCTCTGATGTGAAAGAGTAAGGACTAGAAAGGGAGCTTCCAGCTAGGGTTTTATCCTCTGCTGAGCTTCTGTGGCAGACAAGCATGCAGTATCTTGCATCTCAGACCCCCAAGCCTTAGCAGCTAAGGCAAATGAAGACTTCATACATTCCTTGCTACACTACACAGTCTCTGCATTCCCCTTGGGTGCTGAGTGGCTGAACTTTGGCTCTGCCTGTTAGGTAGGGCAACCCAAAATCTGCCCCTGCACTGGGGCATGATTTTTGCCTTGCTGTGGAAAGGCCACATCTGCAGAGTTGCCTGGGAATACAGTTCAgtagctgaagcagcagcaaaacacaaGCAATTAATCAGATCTCCAGAAGCCAGTGGAGCCATATAGTTTGTAGCAGACCTGGCATGAGCAGACAGTCTAGGAATTCGggatttaaaaaggaaacagatcACATGGCTGGACTGATGATatgagagaggaagaaagtcTTTATCATAAAAAACCCTCTGCTAAACAGATTTAACTCCCCAGGGCCAATCAAGGTAATATGATCTGAGCTAACCAATGCAAGATGCAATAAAAGACTAAAAAATAGTGTTGAAACATAGCCAGCCAAAGCTGAATGTCACAAAGGGCATGTTTCAAGGCAGTGTCTCAGTTAAGTAGCAGTCCCCTCAACTGCACCTTGCATTATCATCTGGGCTGCTAAATTCAAGGAATCATAGTCTAGCCCAAGGAGAACAATCTTCTGGATAGATGCACTCAGTAGGATGAACCTAGATTAAGTACTCTTTCTTTGCCACATATTGACCATGAGCGCTAAGACTATCATTAACCTTATTAACCATATTCTGTGCTCTTTGCCCTTAAAAAATAACTTCCCATTAATGATTTAGTAATACTTCAAAAAGATGAAGTTTGGAAGAGAACTAATTTCTAGTTGAAGTGGGGACAGGAGACATTTTAGGAATAGGACCCAAACAGTCACTGCAGGACAAGAACCACTTAGGGGCTGAAAACAGAGCAGCAAAATTTAATCTGCAGTAGGAGGCAGACACTGCTCATATCACCCTCTCCTGGCTTCTTTGTCACCCACAGCATGAATTCTGAAGTACATGGATGGTGCAACATACCCCAGCCCAGAAAATTGCTGCTCAGGCTTCCCTGCTTTCTGCAGTGGAGTTGTCAATCGAGTGCCACTCACAAGTCCTACAATGTGCTGACAGTCCGGGTTAGATCTTCAGCATCAGCAGATTTCTCTGTGAAAGAGTAAAGAGCCAAATACCTCTAGGGTAAATATCAGGAAATATCCCAATTCCAGCCTCCAGCACTAGGAACTTAACTAActtaaatgcagaattttaatTATCCATGTCAGAGGCAACCCCTTCATAAAGGGAGATGCCCAACTTGTAAAGCAGAACTGCTAGCAGTGTATGAAAAATACACCATGTGGTTGCCGACTGCTACAGAAAGCAGCTCTTCCATGGGTCCTCGATGAAGAGAACACACCTGTATGGTCAGTAAGATGTACCAGCATCCCTGCTCTAGCAAAAAGTCACAAACTGGAGGATCAAAATGGGATTACATTGGATTTTCAGACTTTTTGACAACAGAGCATGAGAAAAGAGAGATCACTGCCTTTAAAAATGCCCAAATTATAAACTTGTAATTTCCTTTAATTGCACAAAGTTGGTTGTGGAAAACTTCAGGCCTTTTTCTTGCTTCATAGACTCTAACATTGAAAAGAGACAGCAAAAATATACTTGAGAAATCCAGTTAACAAGGGATAATTTGCATGGCTTAGTAGTCagtcttttattattattattattattattattattattattattactattattattatcttccTTATTTGGTTTATTTCCTGAAGAacacttttttctccctcacaaATCCtcagaatttatattttcaacCAGCTCTAAGAATAGTTAGAAAAAGGCAGATTTCTAAACCCAGTGACATTTCCGGGAAAGGAAGCGAATTTCAGTCAGGAATCATCTCCTCTCACTGGCTTTAGTatttttggttggttgattggttttgtgttttagtTATTCTGTTGTTTATACATAAACGCTAATGTCAGTATAAGCGTGGCTGCCTCAGGTAATACTAGAGAAGGTTTCCCTTGTACTCAGAAAAGGACTAAGAAGTATTTTTTGCCAGTTTTGTAAAACATGCCACTGAAATGAATTTATATTTCACAGAGACCTGCAATCATAACCCTGGTGCTGATAAGATCGCAAAGCCTGATCACAGCATGCTGAAACCAATGGAAAAATTCCCCTAGTTTTTGGCAGCTGGGGAAACTTTGATTCAGCAAAGacaaatccatttttaatgTATCACTCCACCTAGTGGGACTAGTAAGTGCTTCAGGGCAAGCAACTGCTCAGTGCTTTGTGAGGTGTGACAGCACCCGCAAGAATGCATTATTACCCTCCCAAAAATGCTGCTACATTATCCTTCTGTTTCCAGGGTTGTTTGCATCCTACTGCAGAACTGTTAGGAGTAGCAGGACTTACCACAGTCTATTAAACCAGTAGAAAGAGGAAGCGGACGTGTAACCCATTTCATCTTTCTTAAAGCTAGAAGCATCAAAAACCTTCTACAAAGTTGCTCAAGAGCACAACATCATCTTTGTATTTGACTAAAACATATGGCTCCTTAAAAATAGACTGGGATCTGGTGTAATAATTGAATCTATAGTTTTAGAGATAAGCTGCAATATTTGTGAAGTCAGTTTCCCAAATTTCTAATTTGCACTTTATCAAAAGAGTAAACTAGCAATCTAGATCTCTTCAAAACCCAAGCGCAGAATCTTACTAGTTTGAAGCATTAGTTCATTCTCCCCGTGGAGATATCACTAGAAGGACTTCATATCACAAACACCACACAAAGAATAACATCAAGCAAATAACGGCATGTGCTCAGTATGAGAAAAGACAACTATTTATTTAGCACAGCGAGTTCAGTCATTTAAGCCTTCTGCTTCTCAACAAATTTGGTTTCAATATCACTTCGATTCTGAGAGAGATGAATTTGCTCTTCTCAGCCTAGTTCTCGCTGgacattttttctcaaaacGAAACCACTGCACAGCCTGACACGTTAAGGCAGAACAGGAGGTGTTTGCTAAGAGGATGTCATTTGCAATTCAGGACTGAAGTGCACGGCCCCAGCTGCGTGCTTGGGAGCTTGTATGGCATCTACGCTTGATCTACCTGACTCAAGTCAACACTAGACCCACACTGTGAAAAGCACTACAACACAGTCCAGTACAGTTCAGTATTGTCTAAAAGTGCCTTATTTTTAAGCGAGTAGCTCACGCGAATATCCAGGGAGGGGAACAGTAACTCTGAGCTCCTAGCACAATGGGCACATGGTACATTCGGCAGTTCGCTCGCCATACATTCTTTGCTCTGAGAAGAAACCaggacagaaaaaggaattCGGGTGCTGCATGGTGTGATGTGAATGGCACAGAAAAGACGTCACGGACACTTTGTGTGAATGCAGAGGAACAAACGAAGGGTCATCTCcaggtttgttttgtgttttcttttttttctttttttttccttacaaagaaTGTGGCTTTACCCAGACTGCAGTAATATAAACCTGCaagtatacatacatacatagaATATTCAAGGCAGGGTGGtgtacagacacacacacacacacgcacacatagACAGAAGTGTTTTTCCAAACCAGAGAGGTGGGCTCCAGAGAAAGGATCCGGACAGCAGGCGATGTTAATTGATTGCAGTAAGCAGAAGTTCCCTTATGGACAAGACAAACCACATTCACTGCCTAGTGAGGGCTAGCACGTGGTTACATACCCAGAGGATGAGCTGCAGTCCCAGCACCATCTCTGTGGTGTGTTTGTGGATGAAGTTACTGGCCTCGAATCCATCCACGTGCCCTAAGGGCAAGGGGGGCTGGATGTGGACAGAAATGGTTAAGGCCCACATTGGCTGAGaactgtttttcccctcttctcttGCTGAACTTTAAGCCAAGGAAATAGAAACACTAAAAcactttagaaagaaaaaacaagcaaacaaaaaaaaaacgcatTCAAATAAGGcaggtgtttctttttcctccccctgcaTCTACCTATGCTGGCCAGTGCAGGATGGCTAGATGCTGCATCTGTAATGTCACACACCgctaaaaatataataattaaaaataaataaataaatcccacgTCAGGGGTTGAAAGGGAGGAGCAGACAGGgcagatggaaatatttttttgaagacaGGACTTCAAAACAGAAGTCGATGTCTGAAAATCACCAGCCCTGCTTTGGCAAAACAAGAATCAGAACAGGGATAGCCTGCTTCCCTTCCTCATGGGCAACATAAGCAAAATTTCCTACAAAATTCTCTACAGCCAAAAGCTTTGTGCTCCAGAGATCTGAGGGAAGGGGAGCGCAGGAATATCCATCCCTGTATCCAAACCCCACTCGTTTGGATACGTTACCCTGTACTCGGTGAGCACAGTCCTCCCAGTCGCGTAGACGAGATTCCTGGCcgcactgcactgcagtttGCTTCTGGCTTGTGCACCAAAATCTCCCTCGTGGGGAAAGCAGAATGCACGGGTCAGggtgcaagcagcagcagggggagcTGGTGTGCAAAGGGGCCTCACCCCGGCACGGCACGAGGATGTACCAAGGGCACTGACGGGGTCTGGGGGCtccgcagcagccccaggctctCAGTTTAGGTGCAGGCAGGAGATGCAGCAGCCCCACTGTGTGCTCTTGCAAAGCCCTCCTGCAGTTGCTGCACGGGAGCGTTGCTGGGATGGCTTCTGAGTTATGTTCTGTCTCACATCTCTGCTTACCCAATACCTCTCACACTCCTCTGTTGCTTGCACTCCCTTCTcccacccacaaaaaaaaaaaaaaaaaaaaaaaaaaaaaaaaaaaagtgaaccgTTAAACATCTGCAAAACAGGACGAGGGGAAGACAAAAGTGGCATTATAGGGGCACCTAGCCATGGACCCTCTGCTTCCAACACTGCTGCTAGGAGGCATGTCCACAATACAGAGGAAGAGTGCTTTCATCTAACAGGATTTCCCCTGGGGCTGTTAGCACTCATACCAAAACCACCGTGAACCCAACGTAACCATCTCCTGTCGCTGTACTGGTAAAAGTAGAGGTAGACATTAAGCTCAAGCTGCAAGCAGCCTGTTGTTCATCAGAAGAGAGCATCTGATACTCCCAGAGGTTGCGTGCCTTTTGGGAA from Anser cygnoides isolate HZ-2024a breed goose chromosome 5, Taihu_goose_T2T_genome, whole genome shotgun sequence harbors:
- the GATD1 gene encoding glutamine amidotransferase-like class 1 domain-containing protein 1; this encodes MRRRPPPPPPGSAMSERLGKPTCLIVASAAAAGVSAQSFLHCFTLASSAFNLQVATPGGKSIDFVDVNESNMRWIQDFRMKSYANPAKLESIDGARYHALLIPNCPGAVTDLANSGYLAKILQHFSTEEKPICAVGHGVAALCCATNEDKSWVFQGYSLTGPSVYELIRQPNFASLSIIVEDFVKDSGATFSASKPDAVHVVLDRHLVTGQNENSTLPAVQNLLMLCNVR